Proteins encoded in a region of the Nicotiana tomentosiformis chromosome 9, ASM39032v3, whole genome shotgun sequence genome:
- the LOC138898904 gene encoding uncharacterized protein, translating to MVANSLSRKVENMGSLAYSPVGERPLALDVQDLANQPMRLDVLECNRVLTCMVPRSSLYERIRKHQYDNPNLFVLKDTMQHGDARRFLFEMMGVVDVGTDLCAQCGWAS from the coding sequence ATGGTAGCTAATTCCTTGAGCAGAAAGGTGGAgaatatgggtagccttgcatatagtccagttggtgagagaccactagcaTTGGATGTACAGGATTTGGCCAATCAGcccatgaggttagatgttttggaaTGCAACCGGGTTCTTACTTGCATGGTtcctcggtcttctttgtatgagcgcatcagaaaGCATCAGTATGACAACCCCaatttgtttgtccttaaggacacaatgcaGCACGGCGATGCCAGGAGGTTTTTATTTGAGATGATGGGTGTTGTGGATGTAGGgacggatttgtgtgcccaatgtggatgggcttcgtga
- the LOC104094040 gene encoding serine/threonine-protein kinase STN7, chloroplastic isoform X1 gives MASVAIGGVVLHSHSHSSFLGNKLKLKPLSLLKKLPRKLIIYAHGGEMFRFAHDVFVGVGVGLPCTVMECGDIIYRSTLPKSNGITVTVPGVILALGTLSYLWATPGVAPGFFDMFVLAFVERLFRPTYKKDDIVLGKKLGEGSFGAVYRVSLAKKPSSKVRVVNSDFIYLKGGDFVLKKATEYGAVEIWMNERVRRACANSCADFLYGFLENSSKKGAEYWLLWRFEGEATLTDLMQSREFPYNVEALILGEVQDLPKGLDRENRIIQTIMRQLLFALDGLHSTGIVHRDIKPQNIIFSEGSRTFKIIDLGAAADLRVGINYIPKEFLLDPRYAAPEQYIMSTQTPSAPSAPVATALSPVLWQLNLPDRFDIYSVGLIFLQMAFPGLRSDSSLIQFNRQLKRCDYDLVSWRQTVEPRASPELRKGFELLDLDGGIGWELLASMVRFKARQRISAKTALAHPYFDREGLLALSFIQNLKLQFFRATQQDYSEAANWIVQLMAKSGTEQDGGFTEAQLQDLRDIEPKNKSSTQRNALASALRLQRKILRTLNESIDELSRQKKSLWWSRWIPREE, from the exons ATGGCTTCAGTTGCCAtaggtggagttgtactccacaGCCACAGCCACTCTTCATTTCTGGGCAACAAGCTCAAGCTGAAGCCTTTATCTTTGTTGAAGAAGCTACCCAGAAAGTTGATAATTTACGCTCATGGAGGTGAAATGTTTAGGTTTGCACATGATGTTTTTGTTGGAGTTGGGGTAGGACTACCCTGTACAGTAATGGAGTGTGGTGATATAATATACAGAAGCACACTGCCAAAGTCAAATGGGATCACAGTGACTGTTCCTGGTGTTATTTTGGCATTGGGTACCCTGTCTTACCTCTGGGCTACTCCTGGTGTGGCCCCTGGTTTCTTCGATATGTTTGTTCTTGCCTTTGTTGAAAGATTGTTTAGACCTACTTATAAGAAG GATGATATCGTGTTGGGGAAGAAATTGGGTGAGGGATCTTTTGGTGCTGTTTATAGAGTTTCTTTGGCCAAAAAGCCATCGTCAAAG GTACGAGTGGTTAATTCCGATTTTATTTACCTCAAGGGTGGTGATTTCGTCTTAAAAAAAGCAACTGAATATGGAGCAGTGGAAATATGGATGAATGAGCGAGTGCGAAGAGCTTGTGCAAACAGTTGTGCTGATTTTCTCTATGGGTTTCTAGAG AATTCTTCAAAGAAAGGAGCAGAGTATTGGCTCCTTTGGCGTTTCGAAGGGGAAGCTACACTTACTGATTTGATGCAGAGTAGAGAGTTTCCCTACAAT GTAGAAGCATTGATCCTTGGAGAGGTTCAAGACTTGCCCAAGGGTTTGGATAGAGAAAATAGAATCATTCAGACAATTATGAGACAGCTCCTATTTGCTTTGGATGGTCTTCACTCCACGGGGATAGTCCATAGAGATATTAAGCCTCAAAACATAATTTTCTCTGAAG GTTCTCGCACGTTCAAAATAATTGATCTTGGAGCTGCAGCGGATTTGAGAGTAGGGATCAATTATATTCCAAAAGAGTTTCTTTTAGATCCAAG ATACGCTGCACCAGAGCAATATATTATGAGTACACAAACCCCTTCTGCACCATCTGCTCCAGTTGCAACTGCACTTTCCCCAGTTCTATGGCAG CTGAATCTCCCAGATAGATTTGACATCTACAGTGTCGGTCTCATATTCCTGCAAATG GCATTCCCAGGATTACGCAGTGACAGTAGTCTCATTCAATTCAACCGACAGCTGAAGAGATGCGACTACGATTTGGTTTCATGGAGACAGACTGTAGAGCCTCGTGCTAGCCCTGAACTTAGGAAAGGCTTCGAGTTGTTAGATTTGGATGGTGGAATAGGGTGGGAGCTATTAGCATCTATGGTTCGTTTCAAAGCACGTCAAAGAATTAGTGCAAAGACAGCTTTAGCTCATCCTTACTTTGATAGAGAAGGTCTATTGGCCCTGTCCTTCATTCAGAACCTAAAGCTGCAATTCTTCCGGGCTACACAACAAGACTATAGTGAAGCTGCAAACTGGAttgttcaattaatggcaaaatcaggAACAGAACAAGATGGCGGCTTCACTGAAGCGCAACTTCAGGACCTCAGG GATATAGAGCCTAAGAATAAGTCAAGCACGCAGAGGAATGCCCTTGCATCAGCTCTTCGGCTTCAAAGGAAAATTTTAAGAACCCTGAATGAGAGTATCGATGAGCTTAGCAGACAAAAGAAAAGTTTATGGTGGAGCAGATGGATTCCTAGAGAGGAGTGA
- the LOC104094040 gene encoding serine/threonine-protein kinase STN7, chloroplastic isoform X2: MASVAIGGVVLHSHSHSSFLGNKLKLKPLSLLKKLPRKLIIYAHGGEMFRFAHDVFVGVGVGLPCTVMECGDIIYRSTLPKSNGITVTVPGVILALGTLSYLWATPGVAPGFFDMFVLAFVERLFRPTYKKDDIVLGKKLGEGSFGAVYRVSLAKKPSSKGGDFVLKKATEYGAVEIWMNERVRRACANSCADFLYGFLENSSKKGAEYWLLWRFEGEATLTDLMQSREFPYNVEALILGEVQDLPKGLDRENRIIQTIMRQLLFALDGLHSTGIVHRDIKPQNIIFSEGSRTFKIIDLGAAADLRVGINYIPKEFLLDPRYAAPEQYIMSTQTPSAPSAPVATALSPVLWQLNLPDRFDIYSVGLIFLQMAFPGLRSDSSLIQFNRQLKRCDYDLVSWRQTVEPRASPELRKGFELLDLDGGIGWELLASMVRFKARQRISAKTALAHPYFDREGLLALSFIQNLKLQFFRATQQDYSEAANWIVQLMAKSGTEQDGGFTEAQLQDLRDIEPKNKSSTQRNALASALRLQRKILRTLNESIDELSRQKKSLWWSRWIPREE; this comes from the exons ATGGCTTCAGTTGCCAtaggtggagttgtactccacaGCCACAGCCACTCTTCATTTCTGGGCAACAAGCTCAAGCTGAAGCCTTTATCTTTGTTGAAGAAGCTACCCAGAAAGTTGATAATTTACGCTCATGGAGGTGAAATGTTTAGGTTTGCACATGATGTTTTTGTTGGAGTTGGGGTAGGACTACCCTGTACAGTAATGGAGTGTGGTGATATAATATACAGAAGCACACTGCCAAAGTCAAATGGGATCACAGTGACTGTTCCTGGTGTTATTTTGGCATTGGGTACCCTGTCTTACCTCTGGGCTACTCCTGGTGTGGCCCCTGGTTTCTTCGATATGTTTGTTCTTGCCTTTGTTGAAAGATTGTTTAGACCTACTTATAAGAAG GATGATATCGTGTTGGGGAAGAAATTGGGTGAGGGATCTTTTGGTGCTGTTTATAGAGTTTCTTTGGCCAAAAAGCCATCGTCAAAG GGTGGTGATTTCGTCTTAAAAAAAGCAACTGAATATGGAGCAGTGGAAATATGGATGAATGAGCGAGTGCGAAGAGCTTGTGCAAACAGTTGTGCTGATTTTCTCTATGGGTTTCTAGAG AATTCTTCAAAGAAAGGAGCAGAGTATTGGCTCCTTTGGCGTTTCGAAGGGGAAGCTACACTTACTGATTTGATGCAGAGTAGAGAGTTTCCCTACAAT GTAGAAGCATTGATCCTTGGAGAGGTTCAAGACTTGCCCAAGGGTTTGGATAGAGAAAATAGAATCATTCAGACAATTATGAGACAGCTCCTATTTGCTTTGGATGGTCTTCACTCCACGGGGATAGTCCATAGAGATATTAAGCCTCAAAACATAATTTTCTCTGAAG GTTCTCGCACGTTCAAAATAATTGATCTTGGAGCTGCAGCGGATTTGAGAGTAGGGATCAATTATATTCCAAAAGAGTTTCTTTTAGATCCAAG ATACGCTGCACCAGAGCAATATATTATGAGTACACAAACCCCTTCTGCACCATCTGCTCCAGTTGCAACTGCACTTTCCCCAGTTCTATGGCAG CTGAATCTCCCAGATAGATTTGACATCTACAGTGTCGGTCTCATATTCCTGCAAATG GCATTCCCAGGATTACGCAGTGACAGTAGTCTCATTCAATTCAACCGACAGCTGAAGAGATGCGACTACGATTTGGTTTCATGGAGACAGACTGTAGAGCCTCGTGCTAGCCCTGAACTTAGGAAAGGCTTCGAGTTGTTAGATTTGGATGGTGGAATAGGGTGGGAGCTATTAGCATCTATGGTTCGTTTCAAAGCACGTCAAAGAATTAGTGCAAAGACAGCTTTAGCTCATCCTTACTTTGATAGAGAAGGTCTATTGGCCCTGTCCTTCATTCAGAACCTAAAGCTGCAATTCTTCCGGGCTACACAACAAGACTATAGTGAAGCTGCAAACTGGAttgttcaattaatggcaaaatcaggAACAGAACAAGATGGCGGCTTCACTGAAGCGCAACTTCAGGACCTCAGG GATATAGAGCCTAAGAATAAGTCAAGCACGCAGAGGAATGCCCTTGCATCAGCTCTTCGGCTTCAAAGGAAAATTTTAAGAACCCTGAATGAGAGTATCGATGAGCTTAGCAGACAAAAGAAAAGTTTATGGTGGAGCAGATGGATTCCTAGAGAGGAGTGA